AGAGAAATATATGTGCATAGAGAAAGAGAAGAAAACTCAAATCAAGATGAAATATCAGGCGTGATAACAGATATAGACTTAGTTGGAATTTTCCATATAGAAATAGATGATAATGAATATAGTTTAGACGAGGATGCAGAAGTAACTATAGATGGAGATGAGGCAGATCTTAACGATTTAGAAGTAGGTATGGAAGTTGAAGTAGAGTTGGAAGATGATGTAGTTGTAGAGATAGAAGCAGAAAGGATAGAAGTAAGAGAAGTAAAAGGTATAATAAAGGCAATAGATTTAGTAGGTAACTATCATATAAAAATAGGAGATAAAAGATATGACTTAGACGAAGAAGCAGATGTAACAATAGATGGAGATGAGGCAGATCTTAACGATTTAGAAGTAGGCATGGAAGCAGAAATAGAGTTAGAAGATGATGTAGTGATAAAAATAGAAGCAGAAAATGTTGAAATGACATTTGAAGGTAAAATTATAGATATTGACGATAACGAATTAACTATTAAGAAGGATGATGATATACAGATAACATATGAAGTATCAGATGATGTAGAAATTGAAATTGAAGGTATAAGAAATGAAGATATAGATGATTTAAATATTGGTGACTATGGAGAATTTAAAGTATTAAATGATTTAATAATAGAGATTGATATAGATAATAAAGTAGAAGAAGTTGAAGGAACTATTATAGCAATATACGAAAATACAGAAGGGATAGTTCTTACTATTGAAGTATATGATGACAACGAGTATCAATATTTATTAAGTGATGAAGTAAAAATTTACATGGATGATGAAGATGACGAAGACGAAGAAAACTGGGATGTTAATGATTTAGCAGTAAATCAAGAAGGAGAGTTTGTAATAGTTAACAATGTTATTACAAAAATATATATAGAAGATTAATTAAGTTTGCCCACCATTATAAGCCCAAAATAACAAAAGCGAGTCAGGGGACAGTTCAAGTTCCCTGACTCACTTTTTTCTAAACTATTGTCGGTACTATCAGTACCAACAGTATTATCAGTAGCGGCAATCTAACTGTACTTATATCAATAACCATAGAAAATGGAGGGAAAGTCATGAACAAAACCATCAAATAGATTGTAATTGTGATATAATAAAACTAGATAAATACATGCTGATTAATTTGAATATATAGTTCATATAATAATTTATATGTGTAAAGATATGATTCAGATAAAAGAAAGGAGAAAAAATTATGGCTATAGATGAGGAGTATTTAAGGGTTAATCTTAAAAATGATTTCAAAGAAGTTTTTAAAGCCGACTCAGAAAAGTATTTGCATGAGAATATAAAGATATCCTTGGCAATAGCTGCTTTTATAGAAAAAAGAGTTACTCTTGCAAGAGCAGCGGAGTTAGCAGATAAAAATCTTTCAGAGTTTATAAAAATATTAACAAGATATCAAATACCTTGGATGGAGTACACGGAAGATACGTTTTTACAAGATGAAAAAACATTAGAAGAATTAAGAGGGATTGAAAATGACTAAGATTGTAAGCAATTCAAGTCCAATTATAGGGCTATCCATGATAGGGTTATTACATTTGCTTTGGAAAATGTTTCACCCTTATATTCCAAAAGCAGTTTATGATGAAATTGTTAATAATCAAAGTGAACACTGTTATGGAAAAGAAGAGCTAAAAATAGCAGTAGAAAAAGGTAATATAAAAATATATGAGGTTAAGGATAAAAGTTTAGTTGATAAATTATATGGGACTCTTCATAAGGGAGAGATTGAAACAGTTATTGCTGCTAAAGAAATGGGTCTTACCTATGTATTGATTGATGAAAAAGCAGCAAGAAACTTTGCAACATCTTTTTTCTTAAAACCAATTGGAATATTAGGTTTACTTCAAAGGGCAAAAGAATTAGGTTATATAGAAAAGCTTAAACCTTATTTAGATACTCTTAGAAGAAACGGATTTAGAATATCAGATAAATTATATTACTTATTATTAAAAAGAGTTAATGAATAAAATGAATATTTTTCCTTTTTTTAAAATTACTCGTTTTATTCCGTTTTTACTGTCAGTAGTGATTATGACTAAGATATACAGAAGGACAGACAAGACTATAAGGTAGAATGGACAGAAAGCTTATGGACCACGAAGAAAAATTATACATAATTAAAAAGAAGTTAAGTAGAAATGCTATATAACACAAGTCGACCTAACATCAGGTCGATTTTATTTGTGTGACGAAACACTATAACTTAACTCGACTTGAGGGACGAGGGCGTCCCTCAAGAGCGGGAAATTGTATTTCCAGTCCCCTGATCCCAGACCCCTGACCCCTGAAAAATCAACATAGATGATTTTTCCCTTGACCTTTAATACAAAAAAGTATATTATATAGATATAACTGACTGACTGGTCGGTTCTGGCTTGACCGTATATTAATATTATTCAAAATCCAAAATAATATAATTAGACTACAAATTTTAATCTTGGAGGGAGTTAGTATGAATAAAAAACTTACTGCATTAACTTTAGTAGTAATCTTAGCATTAACATCTTTTATAGGTTGTTCAAACAAAGAAGTCGAAGAAAATAATGTTGTCGAAAAAGAAAATTACGTTCCTGTGGAGATAGAAACAGTGCAGAGAGATACATTATTTAATTCAAGAATATATAGCGGAAGAGTATATGCTAACAAGGAAGTTATGGTTATGCCTAAAATGGTAGGCAAAGTAGAAAGTGTAAAGGTAAAAGTAGGAGATACAGTTAAGAAAAATGAAGTATTATTTACCTTAGATAAGGAAGATGTACAAAAGCAAGTAGAACAAGCGAGAGTAGCTTATGATGCAGCAAAGGCTAATTACGATAGAACTAAAGAACAGATAGAGAATGCAAAAGTGTCCTTTGAAAGAACAAAGAAGCTATATGAGCAAGGTGCTGTTTCAAAGGCACAGTATGAACAAGCACAACTTGCAGCTTCTGAAACTTCACTCGAAGCGGCTAAAAAGAGTGTAGAACAAGCACAACTTGCATATAATCAGGCCTTAGATACATTAAATGATTTATCTGTAAGAGCTCCAATAAGTGGAGTAATAGCTTCTGTTGATGTGGATGAAGGTGAATTTGCAAGT
This genomic window from Caldisalinibacter kiritimatiensis contains:
- a CDS encoding efflux RND transporter periplasmic adaptor subunit, with translation MNKKLTALTLVVILALTSFIGCSNKEVEENNVVEKENYVPVEIETVQRDTLFNSRIYSGRVYANKEVMVMPKMVGKVESVKVKVGDTVKKNEVLFTLDKEDVQKQVEQARVAYDAAKANYDRTKEQIENAKVSFERTKKLYEQGAVSKAQYEQAQLAASETSLEAAKKSVEQAQLAYNQALDTLNDLSVRAPISGVIASVDVDEGEFASNAQPAVTIVDMNKIYTQVNVTEDMINQVYKGQEVTIKIPAATEEDLTGKIETIRPSVDPRTQLYPVKIYMNNKEDLIKPGMFSQVEIKTDIRENVIVVKSESVVEHNGTSYVFVVENDKAVAKEVETGLDTGTYVEIKKGINEGEKVIVKGQNYVEDQTKVKIVRGE
- a CDS encoding UPF0175 family protein, whose product is MAIDEEYLRVNLKNDFKEVFKADSEKYLHENIKISLAIAAFIEKRVTLARAAELADKNLSEFIKILTRYQIPWMEYTEDTFLQDEKTLEELRGIEND
- a CDS encoding DUF3368 domain-containing protein; the encoded protein is MTKIVSNSSPIIGLSMIGLLHLLWKMFHPYIPKAVYDEIVNNQSEHCYGKEELKIAVEKGNIKIYEVKDKSLVDKLYGTLHKGEIETVIAAKEMGLTYVLIDEKAARNFATSFFLKPIGILGLLQRAKELGYIEKLKPYLDTLRRNGFRISDKLYYLLLKRVNE